From a single Columba livia isolate bColLiv1 breed racing homer chromosome 15, bColLiv1.pat.W.v2, whole genome shotgun sequence genomic region:
- the GNG13 gene encoding guanine nucleotide-binding protein G(I)/G(S)/G(O) subunit gamma-13, with protein MDEWDLPQWKKEVESLKYQLAYKREMSSKTIPEFVKWIEDGIPEDPFLNPELMKNNPWVEKGKCTIL; from the exons ATGGACGAGTGGGACCTCCCGCAGTGGAAGAAGGAGGTGGAAAGCCTCAAGTACCAGCTGGCCTACAAGCGGGAGATGTCGTCCAAGACCATCCCCGA GTTCGTGAAGTGGATCGAGGACGGCATCCCCGAGGATCCCTTCCTCAACCCCGAGCTGATGAAAAACAACCCCTGggtggagaaaggaaaatgcacCATCCTCTGA
- the LOC102093801 gene encoding uncharacterized protein LOC102093801 isoform X1: MGPSKGEEEEQSVILISDDEAENTLGSSVLVVDPLEKSALEEEKSEEVVDEECELMVTFCKQANVMPHARYDCTIHLFERTECDTCSPLGKNADICDQCYCYICDKLAAECQNWTTSSLCHCNAHNKSKFWKDQRDFALAGVLVMFNLELTDIDADLRHGGSLLIKFIQELSVEYNKYLVGEKIPPTQHECICLPKLPAGQCNICRSRNTEVVYKYSGVFALVTRFLNQAEQESPKAAAVMYLGAAKEIALHKDPALSWQNLGHTASLKVAVPCLLQRITTQLQRMLVLCDFPKNLYEKFVNFFQSISLPCHCFGFSNSLNVVPWDDMLLTTVLKGQNITGQRTQKGRKMRLWEAFPVIEARVKKLVDKENYKEVVRYLRAVKCNDTKGLVDLQDKIPFYLCKSGDLLAAAHSLLFPVGSLACCPACRVAPFQFELYLKMFRTGSVPAGKDMLDAGPWITVGSPLKDGVLIKQALKLLYSNVSLYRNPKCWSSLIMILGSSSLLEKSGHLHPLSLKEPPLDFQRGVLAASSGLLEELKAKINVSLPPTIFSPHLHHEACLILAVQAIQQMLFCDLPYLNSFLEIALAFGNNFWALRLLLDHLSYEEHVLHGTVSLILRDLNRQKATMLKLWQNLGPQYVGEFLCLFLTCRHQKMQSIGLFTLSIITENLHMCPWAKHLCSFFHNAGLRHLPLGTTAHHEILKFMSIFEKL; encoded by the exons ATGGGGCCATcgaaaggagaagaggaagagcagAGCGTGATCCTGATCAGCGATGATGAAGCCGAGAACACACTGGGGAGTTCGGTTCTGGTAGTTGACCCATTGG AGAAGTCTGCCCTGGAAGAGGAGAAATCTGAAGAAGTTGTGGATGAGGAATGTGAACTGATGGTGACTTTCTGTAAACAAGCAAATGTGATGCCTCATGCAAGATATGACTGTACAATACACCTGTTCGA GCGAACAGAATGTGACACCTGCTCACCCCTCGGAAAAAATGCTGATATTTGTGATCAGTGCTACTGCTACATTTGTGACAAACTCGCTGCTGAG TGCCAGAACTGGACAACCTCTTCCCTCTGTCACTGCAACGCacacaacaaaagcaaattctGGAAGGACCAGCGTGACTTTGCCTTGGCTGGTGTTCTCGTGATGTTCAATTTGGAGCTCACGGATATCGACGCGGACCTTCGGCACGGTG GAAGTCTTCTAATAAAATTTATCCAGGAACTTTCTGTGGAATATAATAAGTATCTGGTTGGAGAAAAAATTCCTCCCACACAACACGAATGCATTTGTCTCCCCAAACTGCCTGCTGGGCAGTGCAATATCTGCAGATCGCGCAACACAGAGGTTGTATACAA GTATTCTGGAGTTTTTGCGCTGGTAACAAGATTTTTAAATCAGGCAGAACAAGAGAGTCCCAAGGCTGCTGCTGTCATGTATTTGGGAGCAGCTAAAGAGATTGCACTCCATAAAGACCCTGCTCT AAGCTGGCAGAACCTTGGTCACACGGCTTCGTTAAAGGTTGCTGTCCCTTGTCTGCTTCAAAG gATCACAACACAACTTCAGAGGATGCTGGTGTTGTGTGACTTTCCAAAAAATTTGTATGAAAAGTTTGTTAATTTCTTTCAGTCCATCTCGCTTCCATGTCACTGTTTTGGCTTCTCAAATAG CTTGAATGTTGTGCCATGGGATGATATGTTACTGACAACAGTTTTAAAAGGCCAGAACATCACTGGTCAGAGaacacagaaaggaagaaaaatgcgTCTGTGGGAAGCATTCCCCGTTATAGAGGCTCGAGTGAAGAAATTGGTAGACAAAGAGAA cTATAAAGAAGTTGTTCGCTACCTGAGAGCTGTCAAGTGCAATGATACCAAAGG gcTAGTAGACCTTCAAGATAAAATCCCATTCTACTTGTGTAAAAGCGGAGACCTCCTCGCAGCCGCACACTCGCTGTTGTTCCCGGTGGGCAGCCTGGCCTGCTGTCCCGCCTGCCGGGTGGCGCCGTTCCAGTTTGAGCTCTACCTGAAGATGTTCCGAACAGGCAGTGTCCCCGCTGGAAAGGATATGCTGGATGCTGGGCCCTGGATTACAGTTG gATCTCCTTTGAAAGACGGTGTTCTAATTAAGCAGGCACTCAAGCTCCTTTACAGCAACGTGTCACTGTACAGGAAT CCCAAATGCTGGAGTTCCCTCATCATGATCTTGGGCAGTAGCAGTTTGCTGGAAAAAAGTGGGCACCTACATCCTCTATCCCTGAAAGAACCGCCACTGGACTTCCAAAGG GGGGTGCTTGCTGCCAGCAGCGGCCTTTTGGAGGAGCTGAAGgcaaaaattaatgtttctttaCCACCTACTATTTTCTCTCCTCAT TTGCACCATGAGGCTTGTCTTATTCTTGCAGTACAAGCAATACAACAGATGCTTTTTTGTGACCTTCCATACTTGAATTCCTTCTTAGAGATAGCCCTGGCTTTTGGG AATAACTTTTGGGCTCTGAGGCTGTTATTGGACCATCTTTCCTATGAAGAACATGTTCTCCATGGCACTGTCAGCCTGATTTTGAGAGATCTAAATCGTCAGAAAGCAACAATGCTAAAACT GTGGCAAAACCTTGGTCCCCAGTACGTGGGTGAATTCCTTTGCCTGTTCCTGACGTGCAGGCACCAGAAGATGCAATCCATTGGCCTCTTCACTCTGAGTATTATTACAGAGAACCTGCATAT GTGTCCATGGGCAAAGCATCTTTGCAGCTTCTTTCACAATGCG GGATTAAGGCACCTGCCCCTTGGCACCACAGCTCATCATGAAATCTTGAAGTTCATGAGCATTTTTGAAAAACTGTAA
- the LOC102093801 gene encoding uncharacterized protein LOC102093801 isoform X2, whose protein sequence is MGPSKGEEEEQSVILISDDEAENTLGSSVLVVDPLEKSALEEEKSEEVVDEECELMVTFCKQANVMPHARYDCTIHLFERTECDTCSPLGKNADICDQCYCYICDKLAAECQNWTTSSLCHCNAHNKSKFWKDQRDFALAGVLVMFNLELTDIDADLRHGGSLLIKFIQELSVEYNKYLVGEKIPPTQHECICLPKLPAGQCNICRSRNTEVVYKYSGVFALVTRFLNQAEQESPKAAAVMYLGAAKEIALHKDPALWQNLGHTASLKVAVPCLLQRITTQLQRMLVLCDFPKNLYEKFVNFFQSISLPCHCFGFSNSLNVVPWDDMLLTTVLKGQNITGQRTQKGRKMRLWEAFPVIEARVKKLVDKENYKEVVRYLRAVKCNDTKGLVDLQDKIPFYLCKSGDLLAAAHSLLFPVGSLACCPACRVAPFQFELYLKMFRTGSVPAGKDMLDAGPWITVGSPLKDGVLIKQALKLLYSNVSLYRNPKCWSSLIMILGSSSLLEKSGHLHPLSLKEPPLDFQRGVLAASSGLLEELKAKINVSLPPTIFSPHLHHEACLILAVQAIQQMLFCDLPYLNSFLEIALAFGNNFWALRLLLDHLSYEEHVLHGTVSLILRDLNRQKATMLKLWQNLGPQYVGEFLCLFLTCRHQKMQSIGLFTLSIITENLHMCPWAKHLCSFFHNAGLRHLPLGTTAHHEILKFMSIFEKL, encoded by the exons ATGGGGCCATcgaaaggagaagaggaagagcagAGCGTGATCCTGATCAGCGATGATGAAGCCGAGAACACACTGGGGAGTTCGGTTCTGGTAGTTGACCCATTGG AGAAGTCTGCCCTGGAAGAGGAGAAATCTGAAGAAGTTGTGGATGAGGAATGTGAACTGATGGTGACTTTCTGTAAACAAGCAAATGTGATGCCTCATGCAAGATATGACTGTACAATACACCTGTTCGA GCGAACAGAATGTGACACCTGCTCACCCCTCGGAAAAAATGCTGATATTTGTGATCAGTGCTACTGCTACATTTGTGACAAACTCGCTGCTGAG TGCCAGAACTGGACAACCTCTTCCCTCTGTCACTGCAACGCacacaacaaaagcaaattctGGAAGGACCAGCGTGACTTTGCCTTGGCTGGTGTTCTCGTGATGTTCAATTTGGAGCTCACGGATATCGACGCGGACCTTCGGCACGGTG GAAGTCTTCTAATAAAATTTATCCAGGAACTTTCTGTGGAATATAATAAGTATCTGGTTGGAGAAAAAATTCCTCCCACACAACACGAATGCATTTGTCTCCCCAAACTGCCTGCTGGGCAGTGCAATATCTGCAGATCGCGCAACACAGAGGTTGTATACAA GTATTCTGGAGTTTTTGCGCTGGTAACAAGATTTTTAAATCAGGCAGAACAAGAGAGTCCCAAGGCTGCTGCTGTCATGTATTTGGGAGCAGCTAAAGAGATTGCACTCCATAAAGACCCTGCTCT CTGGCAGAACCTTGGTCACACGGCTTCGTTAAAGGTTGCTGTCCCTTGTCTGCTTCAAAG gATCACAACACAACTTCAGAGGATGCTGGTGTTGTGTGACTTTCCAAAAAATTTGTATGAAAAGTTTGTTAATTTCTTTCAGTCCATCTCGCTTCCATGTCACTGTTTTGGCTTCTCAAATAG CTTGAATGTTGTGCCATGGGATGATATGTTACTGACAACAGTTTTAAAAGGCCAGAACATCACTGGTCAGAGaacacagaaaggaagaaaaatgcgTCTGTGGGAAGCATTCCCCGTTATAGAGGCTCGAGTGAAGAAATTGGTAGACAAAGAGAA cTATAAAGAAGTTGTTCGCTACCTGAGAGCTGTCAAGTGCAATGATACCAAAGG gcTAGTAGACCTTCAAGATAAAATCCCATTCTACTTGTGTAAAAGCGGAGACCTCCTCGCAGCCGCACACTCGCTGTTGTTCCCGGTGGGCAGCCTGGCCTGCTGTCCCGCCTGCCGGGTGGCGCCGTTCCAGTTTGAGCTCTACCTGAAGATGTTCCGAACAGGCAGTGTCCCCGCTGGAAAGGATATGCTGGATGCTGGGCCCTGGATTACAGTTG gATCTCCTTTGAAAGACGGTGTTCTAATTAAGCAGGCACTCAAGCTCCTTTACAGCAACGTGTCACTGTACAGGAAT CCCAAATGCTGGAGTTCCCTCATCATGATCTTGGGCAGTAGCAGTTTGCTGGAAAAAAGTGGGCACCTACATCCTCTATCCCTGAAAGAACCGCCACTGGACTTCCAAAGG GGGGTGCTTGCTGCCAGCAGCGGCCTTTTGGAGGAGCTGAAGgcaaaaattaatgtttctttaCCACCTACTATTTTCTCTCCTCAT TTGCACCATGAGGCTTGTCTTATTCTTGCAGTACAAGCAATACAACAGATGCTTTTTTGTGACCTTCCATACTTGAATTCCTTCTTAGAGATAGCCCTGGCTTTTGGG AATAACTTTTGGGCTCTGAGGCTGTTATTGGACCATCTTTCCTATGAAGAACATGTTCTCCATGGCACTGTCAGCCTGATTTTGAGAGATCTAAATCGTCAGAAAGCAACAATGCTAAAACT GTGGCAAAACCTTGGTCCCCAGTACGTGGGTGAATTCCTTTGCCTGTTCCTGACGTGCAGGCACCAGAAGATGCAATCCATTGGCCTCTTCACTCTGAGTATTATTACAGAGAACCTGCATAT GTGTCCATGGGCAAAGCATCTTTGCAGCTTCTTTCACAATGCG GGATTAAGGCACCTGCCCCTTGGCACCACAGCTCATCATGAAATCTTGAAGTTCATGAGCATTTTTGAAAAACTGTAA